The uncultured Subdoligranulum sp. genomic sequence TTTCTCTCTGAACGCTTAAATACTTCATCAGCAGATTTGCAAGGCCGGGGGATTGCGGGGGCTGCTCCGGGGCGGTTTCCCGCGCCTTGAACAGTTCGCCAATCCATTCTTTGAGCTTTCCAATCTGCGCCCGGATTTCCCGGATAAGGCGGTTTGCTTTTTGGATATTCCGGTTCAGCTCGCCTTTCTCGGTGGCTATGCCTTTCTTCTCCATTTGACAGGCCGCCACGCCCATGTGGACGGTGGGCAGCTCGTCAATGCCGCGCTCGGCGTTGCTGCGGTGGTCGATGCGCTCCGGGCTTCCGGCGCGTTCAAGGTAGGCGTTTGAAATATCCGCCCATGCCTTGCGCCATAAAAGCGCGTTGCCCTTGTCGTTCCAGCCGGTCAGGTCAACTTTGCGGGCCTTGTATTTGCCGCTTGGCAAGCGAATACGCTCGCCGTTTTCATCAAGGTCATATTCCTTTTTGGACTTCGCCGCCCATGCGCCGCGCTCGTCAAGGGGGCGCATGGTAAGCATGATATGACAATGGGGGTTGCCGCTGTCGGTGTCGTGAATGGCAAAATCAACGCACATTCCTCTTGAAACAAATTGAGAGGAACAGTATTCACGGACAAGCCGGATCTGTTCCTCTCTGGATAATTCTATGGGGAGTGCTGCGTCAATCTCTCTGGCAAGCTGGGCGTTCCCGGCTTTCTCGTAAAGCTCCACGCTGTTCCACAAGGTTGAACGGTCAGAGAAAGAGGGCGGGGCATGGGGCGGCAGTAGGATTTCCGTATGGACAACGCCGCGCTTGCGGGTGTAGTCATGGGTCATTCCGTCCCACTCGTTTGTGATTTTCTCGCCGCTTCGATAGGCGGCTGCGGCAACGGCTGACTTGCCTTTTCCTCGGCTCACAATGCCGATGTTACAATGGTAAATGGCTATGGGTATCACCTCCCGGATAGGATAACCAAACCCGCAAAAATGGTACAGACGCCAACGGCGGGTGTACTGTTTTTGTGGGTGTGCAGGGATAGCCGCGTAAGCGGCGCAAGGGGTGCAGCCCCTTGTTGCGGCAAAGCCGCCATATCGGAGCGCGGGGAAAGTTCCCTGTGCGGAGATACGCCCTCGGCAGAGCGCACACGCCCGCAAGGGTGTATAAGTGCGCCCTTTGTTCCAAAGGGATTATTCGCTTTTCCCGCCCTCGGTGCGTTTTTTCAGATAAGCCCGCGCTTCCTCGCTCGTCAGGGCAAGCCGGAGAAAGGCGGCGGCTTCCTCATCGGTCATGGTCTTGGCTTCCGGCACAATGCTCTCAAAGACTGCGCCTCGGACGACCAGCCGGTGGCTGCGCGTCCGGCGTTCCTCTTGGGATAACTTTTGCCGCAACACCTTTTCCCGATTTTCAAGCTGCCGGATTTTCTTCTTCCCGTCCTCAATCTCGGCTTGCAATTCCTCGCGTTTTTTTTCTCTCGGTTTCGTCATGGGTGGTCACTCCTTTCTACCTGTCGGCATAGAAAAAGGACAGTCGATTTCCTCGGCTGTCCTTTTGATTAGGGTGTTTGGTTTACTCCGTTCTGCTCAATAAATGGGAATATTAAATATCAATACGCCCTTTAATACATTCCTATTAAAACATCAGCTTCGATTGTCAAATGTGTGAGAGTACGCCAATCAACGCAATCTTTTTCAACGCAAAAGAGAAGCGGCGTCATTTCAATAAACGACATTCTTTGTTCTGATGACAACTGTACGGTGGCTGAAACCGTTTCTCTTGAAATGGTTTTAAGATATTTCTCAAAATATTCAACGACAGACTCATTTGAATAATCTGGATTTTTCAAGTGTGCTTGCACTTTAGTCCTGATTTCCCTCAAATGATTTTTCGTAGGAATTACTTTCACAACATATCCGTTAGGAGATAGCAATCGCTGAAATTCTTTGTAGTGTGCAGGCGAAAATATGTCTAAAATACAATCCATACTTCCGTCTTTCAAAGGGATTTTTGATAAGTCAGTAACAAACCACTTCACTGCTTTGCGCTTGTCTTTTTTTGATGCAATCTGTATTGCCTCCCTTGACAAGTCAAAGGCAAAGATGTTTCGTTCTGTTCTTTGCTGTATCTGCCTTGCATAGAAACCCTCGCCGCAACCAACATCTAAAATGTTTCTTATAGATGGCGTATCAGAAATAAACTGTATGATTTTCTCCAACACAACATCATACATGCCATACTCCAAAATTTGGTGCCGGTTGTCAAAAGACCGCTTGCTGTAGTTGGTTTTGGGCGATGATTTTAACAACAAATTTACATACCCATATCTTGAAATATCAAAGCAATGTCCATGTCTACAAATTAGGCTATTGCCTTGTATATCCATTGATTTTGTGCAAATTGGGCATTGAAAATAAACCTTGCTGTCTGCAAAGCGTGATAAATTATTATTCATTTGTTTTTCCTCCGTAATTACATCTCTGCTTCAATAAGCGAGTTATGCAATACGGATAACCGCAACATAACTCGCGGTTTTATCTTAATCTCATAAATGTAACCATTGTGTTGTCCTCCAATCAATTCCGCAGTATTACTCTGCTTTTAGAAAAAGTATAGCACAAAACTATGAACATTTCAACTCTATTTCAGCCTGTCGGCGACGTTGCTCTCTCTGGCATACCGCCGCGCCGCTTCCCGCCGTTCCTCGCTGTATGGGGCGGTCAGACGGAAAGAGAAGCGGCCTTTCTCAATGTCAAACTCCATGCAGCCCGTTTCCGGGTCTGCGTCAGTCTGCTGGCAGATCGCCGGATAACGGCGGCTGTATGCAAGCAGACGCTTTTTCAAGGCGGTGTTGTGGGTGCGGATATGGATAAGGGGGTCTTTCTCGTCAAACCAAATATCGGTGGTCTTTTCCTGCTTGGTAAGCCCTGTTCTCATGCAAACTCCTTTCTGTGCCCCTGTTACGCAATAGGGGCATTTTTCGGGTGTTTTCTCCGGCTCTTGACTTGGAGAAAACGGCGTTTTTGACGATAAAAACCGCCCGGACGTGGAATGTATCGTCGGGGCGGCTGTTATCGCAAGATTTCCGATTTTTCCGGCTCTTGACCGTCAGACGCAGATAAACACGAACTGTCGGCAAGTATCGTCTTGAGCAGCTTGTCGCGGAATGTTTCTGTGCTGCTGTGATTGAAAAATAACTCCGCAACAATAGTCTGCCCGTTTCTCTGCGTCGTGATGATACTGTCGGGGGTCTGTTCTGCCATAGGCAGCTCCTTTCTCCGGGCACAAAAGAGGGACTTCCCGTAGCCGGAAAATCCCTCTTGGTTGTCGGTTATTCTGTTTTACTGTGCGGGCTGTGCGGCGGCGGTCTGCGCCTTTCTCCTTGCCCGGTATTCCCGCGCCTTGATACGCTCATACTCCCGCTGCTTTTCAAGGTTTCGCGCCCGGTACTCCCTTGAATACTTCCGGTGGTAGGCGCGGCTCTTTTCCTTTTTGGCTTCTTCGATTTCTTCCCGCATTTGCCGGATTTCCTGCTCTGTCGGCTCTGCAAGCTGCGTTACTTCGTTCTCAAATCTGCCGATATAGTTGAAATATATGCTGATGTGCTGGATTGCGTATCTCGCCCTTTTCTGGTCGCGCTCATGCACTTCAATCCTGCTGATAAACTCGTTGAGAATGGCGGGGGTGAGGTCAGTAAAGGCGGCATGGCGTTCCGTCAGCTTCAAAAACTTCTGCGCCCGTCCTCCCGCGTTCTCATAAGCGGATAGCTGCTCTTGGAGTATGGAAAGCTCCGTTTTCAATGCGTAGTATTCTTCTGAATACTTCTGCGACATTTGCTCGTAGCGGTCTTGCGGGATAGTGCCGAGGGCGTTGTCCTCATAGAGCTTGTTCAGCACCTTGTCGATCTGTTCAAGGCGCGTCGTGATTTGTGGGATACGCTTCTGCTGCTTTTTGGTCTGGTCGGTCTGCTGCATGGCAAGGTTCTTTTTCACTAAGGCTTCAAACTCCGCCCGGTTGCTGATAGAATAGTCCTCGATTTTCTTCAGCACTTCCGCGACGGTCTGCATGAGCAAGTCCGCGTCAATGATGTGCGGGGAATGGCATTTGGGGTTTTTGGCTTTTCCCTTGTGGTACTCGCTGCAATAGGCAACGTGCCGCTTGCCGCCGTTTCTGTAATCTATGCGGATGTGCATTTTTGCGCCGCAATCCTTACAGAAAAGCAAGCCCGACAAAGGGTGGATTTCCCCGTCCCCGTTGGGGCGTCTGACGGGCGCGTTTTCCAAAATCCGCTGTGCGGTTTCAAAGTCGGCGCGGTCAATAATCGGCTCATGCACATTTTCGGTTATCTGCCATTGGCTCCGGTCTACATAGTGGTTCCGCTTGTCCCGGAAATGCTTTGTAGTCTTGAAGTTGACTACATCGCCGCAATACTCCTGCCGTGTAAGGATATGGGTCAAAGTGGCTTTGTTCCACTTGTAACGGTTATCCTCATTGAGCGCCCTGTTTTTGCACGTTCCCCGCCCGCGCTCTTTCATGTAGAATGTGGGCGTTGGGATTTGCGCCTGCGTCAGATATACGGCGATTTGGTTGCGGTTTTTCCCGTCCAGAAACAGGCGAAAAATCAAACGGACAACTCCGGCGGCTTCCTCGTCGATTATCCAAAAATCCTTGTTGTCCGGGGATTTGACATAGCCATAGAGAGCTTCGGTGGCAATCGGCTTTCCACTCATGCCCTTCGTCTTAATGCCGGTCTTTACTTTCTTGCTGATGTCCTTTGCGTACCACTCCGACATGATGTTGATAAAGGGCGCAAACTCCAATGTGTCGGGCTTCTCGCTGTCTATCCCGTTGTTGACCGCGATAAAGCGCACATTGTTCCGTCTGAATATCTCCATAGCGTTGCCGACTTGGAGATAGTCGCGCCCCCAGCGGGTCATGTCTTTCATAATACACACGCCGATTTTACCGTTTTCTACGTCCTCTATCATGCGGGAGTAGGCGGAGCGGTCGAAAAATCTGCCGCTTTCATCGTCGTCAATGTAGTGCCGGATATTCGTCAATTTTAGCTGTCTGGCGTAGCTTTCCAAAAACTTCTTCTGGTTCTGTATGGAGTTGCTTTCGCCGCCGTCCCTGTCCTCGTCGCCTACGGAAAGGCGGGAGTAAAGGGCTGTGATTTTGTTGTAATCATTCATGTGCATATCCTCCTGTGCGTCCATGTAGAGTTCTTTACACTTAAGATTATGCACTCCAGCGGGCGCTGCCATACTCCATACCGTGCCGGTACTTCTTGGCGTTCTTGCTTTTGAGATACACGGCCAATCGCAGGCCAGCGCCGCAGCACAGCCCCACCAGCAGGTCCAAAGGGTGCAGGCTGGGCCACCAGCTGGCCAGCGCCACCGGCAGCGTGGAGAAGAACGAAAGCATTTTTGCCGAAGCGTCCGCACCCACGGCCATCCGCCATCCTTCACCGAAGTTGGTTGCGAACAGCCCCATCAGGATATAGGGCATATTCAGCAAAAGGAGCTTTTTGATGTCAAGTTGCTTTTTCATCTTCATCGTTCCAGCTCCTTCCGCTTGTTCCGGTCCACAACGGCGTGTTTCACCAGCTCTTTGAACTGGCTCAGCTTTGCCAGCACGGACGGACGCTCTGTTTTCTGCGCCTTTCTGACCTTCTTGCCGGTGTACTCGGTAAAGGCAGCGGTCAGGGCATCCGCATCGCGGCCTTTGAAAAAGATCAGG encodes the following:
- the mobQ gene encoding MobQ family relaxase, with the translated sequence MAIYHCNIGIVSRGKGKSAVAAAAYRSGEKITNEWDGMTHDYTRKRGVVHTEILLPPHAPPSFSDRSTLWNSVELYEKAGNAQLAREIDAALPIELSREEQIRLVREYCSSQFVSRGMCVDFAIHDTDSGNPHCHIMLTMRPLDERGAWAAKSKKEYDLDENGERIRLPSGKYKARKVDLTGWNDKGNALLWRKAWADISNAYLERAGSPERIDHRSNAERGIDELPTVHMGVAACQMEKKGIATEKGELNRNIQKANRLIREIRAQIGKLKEWIGELFKARETAPEQPPQSPGLANLLMKYLSVQREKSRKYSQSWQRQHTADELKTVAKAVNYLSEHGISTLDELDAALSSVSDQADAIREGMKTAEKRMKELQKLIEYGKNYTEYKPIHDELKKLKNGWTNKRDKYEEAHRAELTLWNAASRYLHANLPKGTKPPLPISEWEKEYATLSGQRTAEYTKLKETRAEVAELHNIRKCVDIALKADQPEQTRTKRHDLER
- a CDS encoding DUF3847 domain-containing protein, coding for MTKPREKKREELQAEIEDGKKKIRQLENREKVLRQKLSQEERRTRSHRLVVRGAVFESIVPEAKTMTDEEAAAFLRLALTSEEARAYLKKRTEGGKSE
- a CDS encoding methyltransferase domain-containing protein gives rise to the protein MNNNLSRFADSKVYFQCPICTKSMDIQGNSLICRHGHCFDISRYGYVNLLLKSSPKTNYSKRSFDNRHQILEYGMYDVVLEKIIQFISDTPSIRNILDVGCGEGFYARQIQQRTERNIFAFDLSREAIQIASKKDKRKAVKWFVTDLSKIPLKDGSMDCILDIFSPAHYKEFQRLLSPNGYVVKVIPTKNHLREIRTKVQAHLKNPDYSNESVVEYFEKYLKTISRETVSATVQLSSEQRMSFIEMTPLLFCVEKDCVDWRTLTHLTIEADVLIGMY
- a CDS encoding transposon-encoded TnpW family protein; the protein is MAEQTPDSIITTQRNGQTIVAELFFNHSSTETFRDKLLKTILADSSCLSASDGQEPEKSEILR
- a CDS encoding recombinase family protein; the encoded protein is MDAQEDMHMNDYNKITALYSRLSVGDEDRDGGESNSIQNQKKFLESYARQLKLTNIRHYIDDDESGRFFDRSAYSRMIEDVENGKIGVCIMKDMTRWGRDYLQVGNAMEIFRRNNVRFIAVNNGIDSEKPDTLEFAPFINIMSEWYAKDISKKVKTGIKTKGMSGKPIATEALYGYVKSPDNKDFWIIDEEAAGVVRLIFRLFLDGKNRNQIAVYLTQAQIPTPTFYMKERGRGTCKNRALNEDNRYKWNKATLTHILTRQEYCGDVVNFKTTKHFRDKRNHYVDRSQWQITENVHEPIIDRADFETAQRILENAPVRRPNGDGEIHPLSGLLFCKDCGAKMHIRIDYRNGGKRHVAYCSEYHKGKAKNPKCHSPHIIDADLLMQTVAEVLKKIEDYSISNRAEFEALVKKNLAMQQTDQTKKQQKRIPQITTRLEQIDKVLNKLYEDNALGTIPQDRYEQMSQKYSEEYYALKTELSILQEQLSAYENAGGRAQKFLKLTERHAAFTDLTPAILNEFISRIEVHERDQKRARYAIQHISIYFNYIGRFENEVTQLAEPTEQEIRQMREEIEEAKKEKSRAYHRKYSREYRARNLEKQREYERIKAREYRARRKAQTAAAQPAQ